From the genome of Odocoileus virginianus isolate 20LAN1187 ecotype Illinois chromosome 16, Ovbor_1.2, whole genome shotgun sequence, one region includes:
- the KLHL25 gene encoding kelch-like protein 25 isoform X2, with protein MSVSVHETRKSRGSTGSMNITLFHKASHPDCVLAHLNTLRKHRMFTDVTLWAGDRAFPCHRAVLAASSRYFEAMFSHGLRESHDDTVNFQDNLHPEVLELLLDFAYSSRIVINEENAESLLEAGDMLQFHDVRDAAAEFLEKNLFPSNCLGMMLLSDAHQCRRLYEFSWRMCLVHFEAVRQSDDFNSLSKDTLLDLVSSDELEAEDERVVFEAVLQWVRHDLEQRKAHLPELLRGVRLALLPSDCLKEAVSGDALLMADERTRLLVDEALRCKARILQNDGVVTSPCARPRRAGHTLLILGGQTFMCDKIYQVDHKAKEIIPKADLPSPRKEFSASAIGCKVYVTGGRGSENGVSKDVWVYNTVHEEWSKAAPMLIARFGHGSAELENCLYVVGGHTSLAGVFPASPSVSLKQVEKYDPGANKWTMVAPLRDGVSNAAVVSAKLKLFVFGGTSIHRDMVSKVQCYDPSENRWSIKAECPQPWRYTAAAVLGSQIFIMGGDTEFTAASAYRFDCESNQWTRIGDMTTKRMSCHALASGNKLYVVGGYFGTQRCKTLDCYDPTSDTWNCVTTVPYSLIPTAFVSTWKHLPA; from the coding sequence ATGTCGGTCAGCGTCCACGAGACCCGCAAGTCGCGGGGCAGCACGGGCTCCATGAACATCACACTCTTCCATAAGGCCTCGCACCCCGACTGCGTGCTGGCGCACCTCAACACGCTGCGCAAGCACCGCATGTTTACCGACGTGACGCTCTGGGCTGGCGACCGTGCCTTCCCCTGCCACCGCGCCGTGCTGGCCGCCTCCAGCCGCTACTTCGAGGCCATGTTCAGCCACGGCCTGCGGGAGAGCCACGACGACACGGTCAACTTCCAGGACAACCTGCACCCCGAGGTGCTGGAGCTGCTGCTGGACTTCGCCTACTCGTCGCGCATCGTCATCAACGAGGAGAACGCCGAGTCGCTGCTGGAGGCGGGCGACATGCTGCAGTTCCATGACGTGCGGGACGCGGCCGCCGAGTTCCTGGAGAAGAACCTGTTCCCGTCCAACTGCCTGGGCATGATGCTGCTGTCGGACGCCCACCAGTGTCGCCGGCTCTACGAGTTCTCCTGGCGCATGTGCCTGGTGCACTTTGAGGCTGTGCGCCAGAGTGACGACTTCAACAGCCTCTCCAAGGACACGCTGCTGGACCTCGTCTCCAGTGACGAGCTGGAGGCGGAGGACGAGCGCGTGGTCTTCGAGGCTGTGCTGCAGTGGGTCCGGCACGACCTGGAGCAGCGCAAGGCCCACCTGCCCGAGCTCCTTCGTGGCGTGCGGCTGGCCCTGCTGCCCTCCGACTGCCTGAAGGAGGCCGTGTCCGGAGATGCCCTGCTCATGGCAGATGAGCGCACGCGGCTGCTGGTGGACGAGGCTCTGCGCTGCAAGGCCCGGATCCTGCAGAACGACGGCGTGGTCACCAGCCCTTGCGCCCGGCCGCGCCGGGCCGGCCACACGCTGCTCATCCTCGGGGGCCAGACCTTCATGTGCGACAAGATCTACCAGGTGGACCACAAGGCCAAGGAGATCATCCCCAAGGCGGACCTGCCCAGCCCCCGCAAGGAGTTCAGTGCCTCGGCCATTGGCTGCAAGGTCTACGTCACGGGGGGCCGAGGCTCCGAGAACGGGGTCTCCAAGGACGTGTGGGTGTACAACACGGTCCACGAGGAGTGGTCCAAGGCGGCGCCCATGCTGATCGCCCGCTTTGGCCACGGCTCTGCCGAGCTGGAGAACTGTCTCTACGTGGTCGGGGGCCACACATCGCTGGCCGGCGTCTTCCCGGCCTCGCCGTCAGTCTCGCTGAAGCAGGTGGAGAAGTACGACCCCGGGGCGAACAAGTGGACCATGGTGGCCCCGCTGAGGGACGGCGTCAGCAACGCCGCAGTGGTGAGCGCCAAGCTGAAGCTCTTCGTGTTCGGCGGCACCAGCATCCACCGGGACATGGTGTCCAAGGTCCAGTGCTACGACCCGTCAGAGAACCGGTGGAGCATCAAGGCTGAGTGTCCGCAGCCCTGGCGCTACACTGCAGCCGCCGTGCTAGGCAGCCAGATCTTCATCATGGGCGGCGACACGGAGTTCACGGCCGCCTCCGCCTATCGCTTCGACTGCGAGAGCAACCAGTGGACGCGGATCGGGGACATGACCACCAAGCGCATGTCCTGCCACGCACTGGCGTCAGGCAACAAGCTGTATGTGGTGGGGGGCTACTTCGGCACCCAGCGGTGTAAGACCCTGGACTGCTACGACCCCACCTCGGACACGTGGAACTGCGTCACCACCGTGCCCTACTCGCTCATCCCCACGGCCTTCGTCAGCACCTGGAAGCACCTGCCCGCCTGA
- the KLHL25 gene encoding kelch-like protein 25 isoform X1, which translates to MTTGRLSMSVSVHETRKSRGSTGSMNITLFHKASHPDCVLAHLNTLRKHRMFTDVTLWAGDRAFPCHRAVLAASSRYFEAMFSHGLRESHDDTVNFQDNLHPEVLELLLDFAYSSRIVINEENAESLLEAGDMLQFHDVRDAAAEFLEKNLFPSNCLGMMLLSDAHQCRRLYEFSWRMCLVHFEAVRQSDDFNSLSKDTLLDLVSSDELEAEDERVVFEAVLQWVRHDLEQRKAHLPELLRGVRLALLPSDCLKEAVSGDALLMADERTRLLVDEALRCKARILQNDGVVTSPCARPRRAGHTLLILGGQTFMCDKIYQVDHKAKEIIPKADLPSPRKEFSASAIGCKVYVTGGRGSENGVSKDVWVYNTVHEEWSKAAPMLIARFGHGSAELENCLYVVGGHTSLAGVFPASPSVSLKQVEKYDPGANKWTMVAPLRDGVSNAAVVSAKLKLFVFGGTSIHRDMVSKVQCYDPSENRWSIKAECPQPWRYTAAAVLGSQIFIMGGDTEFTAASAYRFDCESNQWTRIGDMTTKRMSCHALASGNKLYVVGGYFGTQRCKTLDCYDPTSDTWNCVTTVPYSLIPTAFVSTWKHLPA; encoded by the coding sequence caGGTCGGCTCAGCATGTCGGTCAGCGTCCACGAGACCCGCAAGTCGCGGGGCAGCACGGGCTCCATGAACATCACACTCTTCCATAAGGCCTCGCACCCCGACTGCGTGCTGGCGCACCTCAACACGCTGCGCAAGCACCGCATGTTTACCGACGTGACGCTCTGGGCTGGCGACCGTGCCTTCCCCTGCCACCGCGCCGTGCTGGCCGCCTCCAGCCGCTACTTCGAGGCCATGTTCAGCCACGGCCTGCGGGAGAGCCACGACGACACGGTCAACTTCCAGGACAACCTGCACCCCGAGGTGCTGGAGCTGCTGCTGGACTTCGCCTACTCGTCGCGCATCGTCATCAACGAGGAGAACGCCGAGTCGCTGCTGGAGGCGGGCGACATGCTGCAGTTCCATGACGTGCGGGACGCGGCCGCCGAGTTCCTGGAGAAGAACCTGTTCCCGTCCAACTGCCTGGGCATGATGCTGCTGTCGGACGCCCACCAGTGTCGCCGGCTCTACGAGTTCTCCTGGCGCATGTGCCTGGTGCACTTTGAGGCTGTGCGCCAGAGTGACGACTTCAACAGCCTCTCCAAGGACACGCTGCTGGACCTCGTCTCCAGTGACGAGCTGGAGGCGGAGGACGAGCGCGTGGTCTTCGAGGCTGTGCTGCAGTGGGTCCGGCACGACCTGGAGCAGCGCAAGGCCCACCTGCCCGAGCTCCTTCGTGGCGTGCGGCTGGCCCTGCTGCCCTCCGACTGCCTGAAGGAGGCCGTGTCCGGAGATGCCCTGCTCATGGCAGATGAGCGCACGCGGCTGCTGGTGGACGAGGCTCTGCGCTGCAAGGCCCGGATCCTGCAGAACGACGGCGTGGTCACCAGCCCTTGCGCCCGGCCGCGCCGGGCCGGCCACACGCTGCTCATCCTCGGGGGCCAGACCTTCATGTGCGACAAGATCTACCAGGTGGACCACAAGGCCAAGGAGATCATCCCCAAGGCGGACCTGCCCAGCCCCCGCAAGGAGTTCAGTGCCTCGGCCATTGGCTGCAAGGTCTACGTCACGGGGGGCCGAGGCTCCGAGAACGGGGTCTCCAAGGACGTGTGGGTGTACAACACGGTCCACGAGGAGTGGTCCAAGGCGGCGCCCATGCTGATCGCCCGCTTTGGCCACGGCTCTGCCGAGCTGGAGAACTGTCTCTACGTGGTCGGGGGCCACACATCGCTGGCCGGCGTCTTCCCGGCCTCGCCGTCAGTCTCGCTGAAGCAGGTGGAGAAGTACGACCCCGGGGCGAACAAGTGGACCATGGTGGCCCCGCTGAGGGACGGCGTCAGCAACGCCGCAGTGGTGAGCGCCAAGCTGAAGCTCTTCGTGTTCGGCGGCACCAGCATCCACCGGGACATGGTGTCCAAGGTCCAGTGCTACGACCCGTCAGAGAACCGGTGGAGCATCAAGGCTGAGTGTCCGCAGCCCTGGCGCTACACTGCAGCCGCCGTGCTAGGCAGCCAGATCTTCATCATGGGCGGCGACACGGAGTTCACGGCCGCCTCCGCCTATCGCTTCGACTGCGAGAGCAACCAGTGGACGCGGATCGGGGACATGACCACCAAGCGCATGTCCTGCCACGCACTGGCGTCAGGCAACAAGCTGTATGTGGTGGGGGGCTACTTCGGCACCCAGCGGTGTAAGACCCTGGACTGCTACGACCCCACCTCGGACACGTGGAACTGCGTCACCACCGTGCCCTACTCGCTCATCCCCACGGCCTTCGTCAGCACCTGGAAGCACCTGCCCGCCTGA